Proteins encoded in a region of the Paraburkholderia flava genome:
- the cynR gene encoding transcriptional regulator CynR, producing the protein MLLRPIRYMLAVAEHRNFTRAADALHVSQPALSQQIRQLERELGGQLFDRSGRMVSLTDFGRAYIEHARHAVRNLEMGQRALHDVRDLSRGHLRLAYTPTFIEYLIGPLVAHFHALHPGIVIELTEASLEDIESALETDAIDLAVGFTEVRSEEIDVEPLFLEQLTLVTSVSHALADRTAPLELDELQTLPLALLTRGFVSRAFADSYFRTHSIEPNIVVQANSISAVLQVVKAGSAATLLPGAMRREHGELAYIPLAPEFPARTVALLRRKEAYRSAASDAFAGILRTALSSGALADVASHAGHAQP; encoded by the coding sequence GTGTTGCTTCGCCCGATCCGCTACATGCTCGCCGTGGCCGAGCACCGCAACTTCACGCGAGCCGCCGACGCGCTGCACGTTTCGCAACCCGCGCTGTCGCAGCAGATTCGCCAGCTCGAACGCGAACTCGGCGGACAGCTCTTCGACCGCAGCGGACGCATGGTGAGTCTGACCGACTTCGGTCGCGCGTACATCGAGCATGCGCGGCACGCGGTGCGCAATCTGGAGATGGGACAGCGCGCGCTGCACGACGTCCGCGATCTGTCGCGCGGACATCTGCGGCTCGCGTACACGCCGACGTTCATCGAATATCTGATCGGACCGCTGGTCGCACATTTTCATGCGCTGCATCCGGGGATCGTGATCGAACTGACGGAAGCGTCGCTGGAGGACATCGAGTCCGCGCTCGAGACCGACGCGATCGATCTGGCGGTCGGCTTCACCGAGGTGCGCTCTGAGGAAATCGACGTCGAGCCGCTGTTTCTCGAACAGCTGACGCTCGTGACGAGCGTGTCGCATGCGCTCGCGGACCGGACCGCCCCGCTCGAACTCGATGAGCTGCAGACGCTTCCGCTCGCGTTGCTCACGCGCGGTTTCGTGTCGCGTGCGTTCGCCGACAGTTACTTCCGTACGCACAGCATCGAACCGAACATCGTCGTGCAGGCGAATTCGATCAGTGCGGTGCTGCAGGTCGTGAAGGCGGGCAGCGCGGCGACGCTGCTGCCCGGCGCGATGCGGCGCGAGCACGGCGAACTCGCGTACATTCCGCTCGCACCGGAATTTCCGGCGCGCACGGTGGCGCTGCTCAGGCGCAAGGAAGCGTACCGTTCGGCAGCCTCCGATGCGTTCGCCGGCATCTTGCGGACGGCTTTGAGCTCGGGTGCGCTCGCGGACGTGGCGAGCCATGCGGGGCACGCGCAGCCGTAG
- a CDS encoding dicarboxylate/amino acid:cation symporter — MNHTRSRFPLPAQMLTGLVLGVIAGIYAPTASVKFAFLSVMFGHAIKMVVLPLILLSVTTGVFRMASQGGKLGRTALLSILFFILMTCVASSLGLGLNMLFRPGVGASLEHTATLPANLAGSIDWTKFIVDLIPANIVDALASGNSLPVLVFGVLLGAALAAVKERAEPMVAVLDSLLSALFKMIEWIVALSPLAIFAALASLLASKGVAAILPLVKLLGIAYLGMAVLAVILSLIIKAMGKSPFAVVRQVSEPLILAFTTRSSEITFPVHLKRLTEMGIPSGVASTVLPLSYIFNRDGAVLYTALAVGYLADAYHLAWSWPLLLTIGVLTIVTIDGAANVPSGAIVAITVILAAIGLPAEAVVLILGIDAFFDMGRTALNVYASTVATTVAMRIAGAEMEPVSEQARVGGIGTLRSDT; from the coding sequence ATGAATCACACACGTAGCCGGTTTCCCCTTCCCGCGCAGATGCTGACCGGCCTCGTGCTGGGCGTCATCGCGGGAATTTACGCGCCGACCGCGAGCGTCAAGTTCGCGTTTCTGTCGGTGATGTTCGGTCACGCGATCAAGATGGTCGTGTTGCCGCTGATCCTGCTGTCTGTCACGACGGGTGTGTTCCGGATGGCTTCGCAGGGCGGCAAGCTCGGCCGTACGGCGTTGCTCAGTATCCTTTTCTTCATCCTGATGACCTGCGTCGCGAGTTCGCTCGGTCTCGGTCTGAACATGCTGTTCCGCCCCGGCGTCGGTGCGAGCCTCGAGCACACGGCCACGCTGCCCGCGAATCTTGCCGGCAGCATCGACTGGACGAAGTTCATCGTCGATCTGATCCCGGCCAACATCGTCGATGCACTCGCGTCGGGTAATTCGCTGCCGGTGCTCGTGTTCGGCGTGCTGCTGGGTGCCGCGCTCGCGGCAGTCAAGGAACGCGCCGAGCCGATGGTCGCGGTGCTCGATTCGCTGCTGTCGGCGCTCTTCAAGATGATCGAGTGGATCGTCGCGCTGTCGCCGCTCGCTATTTTTGCGGCGCTCGCGTCGCTGCTCGCATCGAAGGGCGTCGCGGCGATCCTGCCGCTCGTCAAGCTGCTCGGCATCGCGTACCTGGGCATGGCGGTGCTCGCGGTGATCCTGTCGCTGATCATCAAGGCGATGGGCAAGTCGCCGTTCGCCGTCGTGCGGCAGGTGAGCGAGCCGCTGATTCTCGCGTTCACGACGCGTTCGTCGGAGATCACGTTCCCGGTGCACCTGAAGCGTCTGACGGAGATGGGCATTCCGTCGGGCGTCGCATCGACCGTGCTGCCGCTGTCGTACATCTTCAATCGCGACGGCGCCGTTCTGTACACGGCGCTCGCGGTCGGCTACCTCGCCGACGCCTATCACCTCGCGTGGAGCTGGCCGCTGCTGCTGACCATCGGCGTGCTGACGATCGTCACGATCGACGGCGCGGCGAACGTGCCGTCCGGTGCGATCGTTGCGATCACGGTGATCCTGGCGGCGATCGGTCTGCCTGCGGAAGCGGTGGTGCTGATCCTCGGTATCGATGCGTTCTTCGACATGGGCCGCACTGCGCTGAACGTGTATGCGAGCACGGTCGCGACGACGGTCGCGATGCGGATCGCGGGCGCAGAAATGGAGCCGGTGTCGGAGCAGGCGCGCGTCGGCGGGATCGGCACGTTGCGCAGCGATACGTGA
- a CDS encoding GntR family transcriptional regulator, which translates to MLGTAQSDTQMAYAQIRSRILDGRLAPGAAVSPRNIAEQLTLGHTPVRSAIQRLVVEGLVEVVPRKGTYVAAPTIHDLREIFEVRLALESTAAYLAAVNGPTDGLTSVVQQLKDIVDTDSTDLMTEQRIGWVFHQEMFSASRNERLFTTYKMLRVQTGLALNELHRDDATTVRRGTREHLLIYEAIHAKNADAAHRHMWNHIVDGTDARIKIIRGSDESHT; encoded by the coding sequence ATGCTCGGGACCGCACAATCCGATACCCAGATGGCGTATGCCCAGATCCGTTCGCGGATTCTGGACGGCCGTCTCGCACCCGGCGCCGCCGTGTCGCCGCGCAACATTGCCGAGCAGCTGACGCTCGGGCACACGCCGGTGCGCTCCGCGATCCAGCGGCTCGTGGTGGAGGGGCTGGTGGAGGTCGTACCGCGTAAGGGGACCTATGTCGCCGCGCCGACCATCCACGATCTGCGTGAAATCTTCGAAGTCCGGCTCGCACTCGAAAGCACCGCGGCCTACCTCGCCGCCGTGAATGGACCCACCGACGGTCTGACCTCCGTCGTCCAGCAGTTGAAAGACATCGTCGATACCGATTCGACCGATCTGATGACCGAGCAACGCATCGGCTGGGTGTTTCATCAGGAAATGTTCTCCGCATCCCGCAACGAGCGTCTGTTCACGACGTACAAGATGCTGCGGGTGCAGACAGGTCTCGCGCTCAACGAACTGCATCGCGACGATGCGACGACGGTTCGGCGGGGCACGCGCGAGCACCTGCTCATCTACGAAGCCATCCACGCGAAAAACGCTGATGCCGCCCACCGGCACATGTGGAATCACATCGTGGACGGCACCGACGCACGAATCAAAATAATCAGAGGAAGCGATGAATCACACACGTAG
- a CDS encoding methyl-accepting chemotaxis protein, giving the protein MLNNVTIRGGLTLIICIFVAFLLTVIGVGYGALKHTSDGLRDLQRSSVELASLKASSEKLLQVRLSLGSYETLFSVGKETDGLLASAHKMLLDSNNDFRTYAAGPFASDDERKLAQAVSQARTALVEQAIEPEHKALVDNDFNTFRTIQGETADRYYKTYAKAIDALERLQMDNQRRGADDVQQRFRMSVLLFAGIGALAIVIGVAARMALSVALIRPVKQTISHFEHIAAGDLTIAVGERSRNEMGQLLGALTRMRDGLVDTVAKVRSSTGAIAHGVKEIAAGNLDLSRRTEQQAAALERTAASIEELSSTVKQNADNAKEANRLAHGALDTVTRGGEVVQRVTQTMDGITESSRKVTEITGMIEGIAFQTNILALNAAVEAARAGEQGRGFAVVASEVRSLAQRSATAAKEIKELLGHSAAQVEQGASLVVQAGGTMKDAMQAVERVTRIMGEIEAAAREQSSGIEQVNQAITQIDEVTQNNVALVEEAAAAAKSLDEQAEALREAVAVFRINEGRSEAVVEVRRDAARTVAPVGALVLS; this is encoded by the coding sequence ATGCTCAACAACGTTACCATCCGCGGAGGGTTGACCCTGATCATCTGCATCTTCGTCGCGTTTCTTCTGACGGTGATCGGGGTCGGTTACGGCGCGCTGAAGCACACCAGCGACGGTCTGCGCGATCTGCAGCGCAGCTCGGTCGAGCTCGCGTCGCTGAAGGCCAGCTCGGAGAAACTGCTGCAGGTGCGGCTCTCGCTCGGCAGCTACGAAACGCTCTTCAGTGTCGGCAAGGAGACGGACGGCCTGCTGGCTTCCGCGCACAAGATGCTGCTCGACTCGAACAACGATTTCCGCACGTACGCGGCCGGCCCGTTCGCGAGCGACGACGAGCGCAAGCTCGCGCAGGCGGTGTCGCAGGCGCGCACCGCGCTCGTCGAGCAGGCGATCGAGCCGGAGCACAAGGCGCTCGTCGACAACGATTTCAATACGTTCCGCACGATCCAGGGCGAGACCGCCGATCGCTACTACAAGACCTACGCGAAAGCGATCGACGCGCTCGAGCGTCTGCAGATGGACAACCAGCGCCGTGGCGCCGACGACGTCCAGCAGCGCTTCCGGATGTCGGTCCTGCTGTTCGCGGGCATCGGCGCGCTGGCGATCGTGATCGGCGTGGCGGCGCGCATGGCGCTGTCGGTGGCGCTGATCCGTCCGGTGAAGCAGACGATTTCGCACTTCGAACACATCGCTGCCGGCGATCTGACGATCGCGGTCGGTGAGCGTTCGCGCAACGAGATGGGACAACTGCTCGGCGCGTTGACGCGGATGCGCGACGGTCTCGTCGACACGGTCGCGAAAGTGCGCAGCAGCACGGGCGCAATCGCACACGGCGTGAAGGAGATCGCGGCGGGCAATCTCGATCTGTCGCGCCGTACCGAGCAGCAGGCCGCAGCGCTCGAGCGCACGGCGGCGAGCATCGAAGAGTTGTCGTCGACGGTGAAGCAGAACGCGGACAACGCGAAGGAAGCGAACCGTCTCGCGCACGGCGCACTCGATACAGTCACGCGCGGCGGCGAGGTCGTGCAGCGCGTGACGCAGACGATGGACGGCATCACCGAGTCGTCACGCAAGGTCACGGAGATCACGGGGATGATCGAAGGCATCGCGTTTCAGACCAACATCCTCGCGCTGAACGCGGCCGTCGAAGCGGCGCGAGCGGGCGAGCAGGGGCGCGGCTTCGCGGTGGTCGCGAGCGAGGTGCGCAGTCTCGCGCAACGCTCGGCGACGGCGGCGAAGGAGATCAAGGAACTGCTCGGACACTCGGCGGCGCAGGTCGAGCAGGGCGCATCGCTCGTCGTGCAGGCGGGCGGCACGATGAAGGACGCGATGCAGGCCGTGGAGCGCGTCACGCGCATCATGGGCGAGATCGAAGCGGCGGCCCGCGAGCAAAGCTCCGGTATCGAGCAGGTCAATCAGGCGATCACGCAGATCGATGAGGTGACGCAGAACAACGTCGCGCTCGTCGAAGAAGCGGCTGCCGCAGCGAAATCTCTCGATGAACAGGCGGAAGCGTTGCGCGAAGCGGTGGCGGTGTTCAGGATTAACGAAGGGCGCAGCGAAGCGGTGGTCGAGGTGCGTCGGGATGCAGCGCGGACAGTTGCGCCGGTCGGGGCACTGGTGCTTTCGTGA
- a CDS encoding GNAT family N-acetyltransferase: MASYETLLAVRSVPAEQVIPLRSAVLLDGQTEGSRFRGDDNPSTLHLAIYRSEQIVAVATICNEAMPRSHSDTEWRLRGVAVDTGLQGYGLGRLLIKQCLEHALQHGGRLAWCTARESARGFYEALGFASSNPPFKLPSKGDMLFYEMHYVLPGEPVADVE, encoded by the coding sequence ATGGCCTCTTACGAGACACTGCTTGCCGTTCGTTCGGTTCCCGCCGAACAGGTCATACCATTGCGCAGCGCGGTGCTGCTCGACGGACAGACCGAAGGCAGCCGCTTCCGCGGCGACGATAATCCATCCACGTTGCATCTTGCCATCTACCGTAGCGAACAGATCGTCGCAGTTGCGACGATCTGCAATGAAGCGATGCCCCGCTCGCACAGCGATACCGAATGGCGACTGCGCGGCGTAGCCGTCGACACAGGTCTGCAAGGATACGGCCTCGGCCGGCTGCTGATCAAGCAGTGCCTCGAGCACGCGCTACAACATGGCGGACGGCTCGCGTGGTGTACCGCGAGGGAGTCGGCGCGTGGGTTTTACGAAGCGTTGGGATTCGCATCGTCGAACCCGCCTTTCAAGTTGCCGTCGAAAGGCGACATGCTGTTCTACGAGATGCACTATGTGCTGCCGGGGGAGCCGGTGGCGGATGTGGAGTGA